The sequence below is a genomic window from Brevibacillus agri.
TGTAAACAACGCGATTCCCTCCCCCGTCATACTCCTACCTTTACTGTTTTATGTCGGGGCAGGGTTGTATCATGCCATTAACCCGGCATGACCCAGACGATTTGCTGGATGCGCACCAAAAACGTAGAGCCGCCCACGCGCAAAGCCACGTGATCCGGCATGACGTTGACGACGTTGCCACGGAGGTTTCCCTGGGTCGTTTGAATGACGACATCACGCTGTACCACGCCGAGCAAGGTTTGATACAGAAACGGGTCGATCAACGTCGACATCGAAGGGGTGTTCGATCCCGACTGGGGTTGGTAAGGATACGCACTCATGACGTTCTGGACT
It includes:
- a CDS encoding YuzF family protein, translating into MSAYPYQPQSGSNTPSMSTLIDPFLYQTLLGVVQRDVVIQTTQGNLRGNVVNVMPDHVALRVGGSTFLVRIQQIVWVMPG